In Streptantibioticus cattleyicolor NRRL 8057 = DSM 46488, a genomic segment contains:
- a CDS encoding MarR family winged helix-turn-helix transcriptional regulator, translating to MDKGTVHGGVPATPEVTAASSLADAAAGLGTEIVRFTRLIAAWKQRAKHEPGAADRVLLARLVLGGERRATDLAADAFLDLSTVSRQVRSLVERGLVARHPDPEDRRGSLLSATESGRAAFEMYRKQRDSELASLLRTWSPQDRADLIRLLARLNNDLVEQQQATQCPGKVPGSAAEQGDIRV from the coding sequence ATGGACAAGGGGACGGTCCATGGCGGCGTTCCGGCCACCCCGGAGGTCACGGCCGCGTCGAGCCTGGCCGACGCGGCGGCCGGACTGGGGACCGAGATCGTCCGGTTCACCCGGCTGATCGCGGCCTGGAAGCAGCGCGCCAAGCACGAGCCCGGGGCGGCCGACCGGGTCCTGCTCGCCCGGCTGGTGCTCGGAGGGGAGCGGAGGGCGACGGACCTGGCCGCCGACGCCTTCCTCGACCTGTCGACGGTCAGCCGCCAGGTCCGCTCGCTGGTCGAGCGCGGCCTGGTGGCACGCCACCCCGACCCGGAGGACCGGCGCGGCTCGCTGCTGTCGGCGACCGAGAGCGGACGGGCCGCCTTCGAGATGTACCGCAAGCAGCGGGACAGCGAACTCGCCAGCCTGCTTCGGACGTGGTCACCGCAGGACCGTGCCGACCTGATCAGGCTGCTGGCACGCCTCAACAACGACTTGGTGGAACAACAACAGGCGACGCAGTGCCCCGGCAAGGTCCCGGGCAGCGCGGCGGAGCAGGGAGACATACGAGTATGA
- a CDS encoding cation diffusion facilitator family transporter, translating to MSAETHHGDGHAHADGKQHGAAHDHDHGHGGHSHGVAADADRRWLTIALALIVVYMAAEVVVGLLAHSLALLSDAAHMLTDAASIVLALVAMRLSARPARGGFTYGLKRAEILSAQANGITLLLLSVWLGYEAVRRLISPPAVTGGPVLVTALVGVVVNVAAAWCISRANRTSLNVEGAFQHILTDLYGFIATAVAGLVVLTTGFSRADAIASLVVVVLMLKAGTGLVRESGRIFLEAAPAGIDPDALGDRLVSRPNVVEVHDLHVWQITSGQPALSAHILVEPDEDCHAVRRDMEDVLREEYGITHATLQVDHAPEQILALIPPGARHADGGDGGHCADAHGPVHRDEPHEH from the coding sequence ATGAGTGCCGAGACGCACCACGGCGACGGGCACGCGCACGCCGACGGCAAGCAGCACGGGGCCGCCCACGACCACGATCACGGGCACGGCGGCCACTCGCACGGGGTCGCCGCCGACGCCGACCGGCGCTGGCTGACCATCGCGCTCGCCCTGATCGTGGTCTACATGGCGGCCGAAGTGGTGGTCGGGCTGCTGGCCCACTCGCTCGCGCTGCTGTCGGACGCGGCGCACATGCTCACCGACGCCGCCTCCATCGTGCTGGCCCTGGTCGCCATGCGGCTCTCCGCCCGCCCCGCCCGCGGCGGCTTCACCTACGGCCTCAAACGCGCCGAGATCCTCTCCGCGCAGGCCAACGGCATCACCCTGCTGCTGCTGTCGGTGTGGCTGGGGTACGAGGCGGTGCGCCGGCTGATCTCGCCGCCCGCCGTCACCGGCGGTCCGGTGCTGGTGACCGCGCTCGTCGGGGTGGTGGTCAACGTGGCCGCCGCGTGGTGCATCTCCCGCGCCAACCGCACCTCGCTCAACGTCGAGGGCGCCTTCCAGCACATCCTCACCGACCTGTACGGCTTCATCGCCACCGCGGTGGCCGGTCTGGTGGTGCTGACCACCGGGTTCTCCCGGGCGGACGCGATCGCCTCGCTGGTCGTGGTGGTGCTGATGCTCAAGGCGGGCACCGGGCTGGTGCGCGAGTCGGGCCGGATCTTCCTGGAGGCGGCGCCGGCCGGCATCGACCCGGACGCGCTCGGCGACCGCCTGGTCTCCCGGCCCAACGTCGTCGAGGTGCACGACCTGCACGTCTGGCAGATCACCTCCGGCCAGCCCGCGCTCTCCGCGCACATCCTGGTGGAGCCGGACGAGGACTGCCACGCGGTGCGCCGCGACATGGAGGACGTGCTGCGTGAGGAGTACGGCATCACGCACGCCACGCTCCAGGTCGACCACGCCCCCGAGCAGATCCTCGCGCTGATCCCGCCCGGCGCCCGCCACGCCGACGGGGGCGACGGCGGCCACTGCGCCGACGCGCACGGCCCCGTCCACCGCGACGAGCCCCACGAGCACTGA
- a CDS encoding purple acid phosphatase family protein codes for MSRSETSVSRRGLLAAAGAGASALAVPSPAAASPSVAGAPSPLLLRGPSRLDAPSLSGVHLQFGADAATEATVSWQTPIPVRRPRVLLGTVGDGVGHSVAAHTRTYRDPVTGEEVHAHHARLTGLRPETEYLYVAVHDGATPEAGTLRTAPRGRRPFTFTSFGDQATPQVNKAQGNGLWGQDNFGSQYAGDTTSAVERVAPLFHLLNGDLCYAQLSADPTRVWRDWFANNSRSARNRPWMPAAGNHENELGNGPIGFRGYQTYFDLPGNGAEEEFRGLWYAFTAGSVRVIVLQNDDVAYQDAGGSYIHGYSGGAQQRWLERELRRTRADADIDWIVVCMHQVVISTADFNGADLGVRQAWLPLFDRYGVDLVVCGHEHHYERSLPIRGQLPNATATPIPVSTDRAVADTGKGTVHLVIGGGGMGISSNGKLGDRPSAKVIVARGDTRTPGPNGHYQPVYVHEEAPWSAFRDKENPYGFCAFDVDPGTPGGRTRIHVTYYAVTGPAGAMVPVDRFTLERPRRDAR; via the coding sequence ATGAGTCGTAGCGAAACCTCCGTCTCCCGCCGCGGGCTGCTCGCCGCGGCCGGGGCCGGCGCCTCCGCGCTCGCGGTGCCCTCCCCCGCGGCGGCCTCCCCCTCGGTGGCCGGCGCCCCCTCCCCGCTCCTGCTGCGCGGCCCGAGCCGGCTGGACGCCCCGTCGCTGAGCGGGGTGCACCTCCAGTTCGGCGCCGACGCCGCCACCGAGGCCACCGTCTCCTGGCAGACCCCCATCCCGGTACGCAGGCCCCGGGTGCTGCTCGGCACCGTCGGCGACGGCGTCGGCCACAGCGTCGCGGCGCACACCAGGACGTACCGGGACCCGGTGACCGGCGAGGAGGTCCACGCCCACCACGCCCGCCTCACCGGCCTGCGCCCGGAGACCGAGTACCTGTACGTGGCCGTGCACGACGGGGCCACCCCGGAAGCGGGCACGCTGCGCACCGCGCCGCGCGGCCGGCGTCCGTTCACCTTCACCAGCTTCGGCGACCAGGCCACCCCACAGGTCAACAAGGCCCAGGGCAACGGGCTGTGGGGCCAGGACAACTTCGGCTCGCAGTACGCCGGGGACACCACCAGCGCGGTGGAGCGCGTCGCGCCCCTGTTCCACCTGCTCAACGGGGACCTGTGCTACGCGCAACTGTCGGCCGACCCGACCCGGGTGTGGCGCGACTGGTTCGCCAACAACAGCCGCTCGGCCCGGAACCGGCCGTGGATGCCGGCCGCCGGCAACCACGAGAACGAGCTGGGCAACGGCCCGATCGGCTTCCGCGGCTACCAGACCTACTTCGACCTGCCCGGCAACGGCGCCGAGGAGGAGTTCCGGGGGCTGTGGTACGCCTTCACGGCCGGCTCGGTGCGGGTGATCGTGCTGCAGAACGACGACGTGGCCTACCAGGACGCCGGCGGCTCCTACATCCACGGCTACTCCGGCGGCGCCCAGCAGCGCTGGCTCGAACGCGAACTGCGGCGCACCCGGGCCGACGCGGACATCGACTGGATCGTGGTCTGCATGCACCAAGTGGTCATCTCCACCGCCGACTTCAACGGCGCCGACCTCGGGGTGCGTCAGGCGTGGCTGCCGCTGTTCGACCGGTACGGGGTCGACCTGGTGGTCTGCGGCCACGAACACCACTACGAGCGGTCACTGCCGATCCGCGGTCAGCTGCCCAACGCCACGGCGACCCCGATACCGGTCTCCACCGACCGCGCGGTGGCCGACACCGGCAAGGGCACGGTGCACCTGGTGATCGGCGGCGGCGGGATGGGCATCAGCTCCAACGGCAAGCTCGGCGACCGGCCCTCCGCCAAGGTGATCGTGGCCCGCGGCGACACCCGGACGCCCGGCCCCAACGGCCACTACCAGCCCGTCTACGTCCACGAGGAGGCCCCGTGGTCGGCCTTCCGGGACAAGGAGAACCCGTACGGGTTCTGCGCCTTCGACGTCGACCCGGGAACGCCGGGCGGCCGGACCCGGATCCACGTCACCTACTACGCGGTGACCGGCCCGGCCGGGGCGATGGTGCCGGTGGACCGGTTCACCCTGGAACGGCCGCGGCGCGACGCGCGCTGA
- a CDS encoding phosphatidylglycerol lysyltransferase domain-containing protein — protein sequence MSNAVKVPSRADNGTGAGSGGQQPRKSGRGGALSRRSAAVPIWYLRLVGLVNLLTAVSFPLREQVHHHNSGELFTPFMLFAGFGSAAAAIFMAMMLARRKRVAWIVFMLLCGGYAALSVWLLTFPEYREHPFNWISTAITVVVLAFAVLGRRENHAKGDPTNPQLALAVLGAGALVSVLVGTTLVTAAGTDQTSVGDRVWYVALRLATLSSDQDFPTLRVAAWVSTGINLTGLLLFLAVLYALFRSPRGRELLDRDDEDRLRALLDKHGARDSLGYFALRRDKSVIFSPSGKAAITYRVVGGVTLASGDPIGDVEAWPGAIDAWLAEAREHAWIPAVMGASEEGGNVYARHGLDALELGDEAIVETADFTLEGRAMRGVRQAYNRIKRAGYTTRIRRHTDIPAEEMAELLAAADRWRDGQTERGFSMALGRLGDPADGQCVMVECHDAEGELRALLSFVPWGPKGLSLDLMRRDRNSDNGLVEFMVLDLIQGSAQVGVERLSLNFAMFRSVFEQGARLGAGPVLRMWRSALMFFSRWWQLESLYRANAKYRPIWEPRFLLFEKSSQLPRIGLASARAEGFIVAPAPLARLRRDG from the coding sequence ATGAGCAATGCTGTCAAGGTCCCGTCGCGTGCCGACAACGGCACCGGGGCGGGGTCGGGCGGGCAGCAGCCACGGAAGTCGGGCCGGGGCGGTGCGCTGTCCCGGCGCAGTGCCGCCGTACCGATCTGGTACCTGCGCCTGGTCGGCCTGGTGAACTTGCTCACCGCCGTGTCGTTCCCCCTGCGTGAGCAGGTGCACCACCACAACTCCGGTGAGCTGTTCACCCCGTTCATGCTCTTCGCCGGGTTCGGCTCGGCGGCGGCGGCGATCTTCATGGCGATGATGCTGGCCCGGCGCAAGCGGGTGGCGTGGATCGTCTTCATGCTGCTGTGCGGTGGTTACGCGGCGTTGTCGGTGTGGCTGCTGACGTTCCCCGAGTACCGGGAGCACCCGTTCAACTGGATCTCCACCGCGATCACCGTGGTGGTGCTGGCCTTCGCGGTGCTGGGCCGCCGGGAGAACCACGCCAAGGGCGACCCGACCAACCCGCAGCTGGCGCTGGCGGTGCTGGGCGCGGGCGCGCTCGTCTCCGTCCTGGTCGGCACCACGCTGGTGACCGCCGCGGGGACGGACCAGACGAGCGTCGGCGACCGGGTGTGGTACGTGGCGCTGCGGCTGGCCACGCTCAGCAGCGACCAGGACTTCCCCACCCTGCGGGTGGCCGCCTGGGTGAGCACCGGTATCAACCTGACCGGTCTGCTGCTCTTCCTCGCCGTGCTCTACGCGCTCTTCCGCTCGCCGCGCGGCCGGGAGCTGCTCGACCGGGACGACGAGGACCGGCTGCGCGCGCTGCTGGACAAGCACGGCGCCCGGGACTCGCTGGGCTACTTCGCGTTGCGCCGCGACAAGTCGGTGATCTTCTCGCCGTCCGGCAAGGCCGCCATCACCTACCGGGTGGTGGGCGGGGTGACGCTGGCCTCCGGCGACCCGATCGGCGACGTGGAGGCGTGGCCGGGGGCGATCGACGCGTGGCTGGCGGAGGCCCGTGAGCACGCGTGGATCCCGGCGGTGATGGGCGCCAGCGAGGAGGGCGGCAACGTCTACGCCCGGCACGGCCTGGACGCGCTGGAACTCGGCGACGAGGCCATCGTGGAGACCGCCGACTTCACCCTGGAGGGGCGCGCGATGCGCGGGGTGCGCCAGGCGTACAACCGGATCAAGCGGGCCGGCTACACCACCCGCATCCGCCGCCACACCGACATCCCGGCCGAGGAGATGGCCGAGTTGCTGGCCGCCGCCGACCGCTGGCGGGACGGCCAGACCGAACGCGGCTTCTCGATGGCGCTGGGGCGCCTGGGCGACCCGGCCGACGGCCAGTGCGTGATGGTGGAGTGCCACGACGCCGAGGGCGAACTGCGCGCGCTGCTCAGCTTCGTGCCGTGGGGTCCCAAGGGGCTCTCGCTGGACCTGATGCGCCGCGACCGCAACTCGGACAACGGGTTGGTGGAGTTCATGGTGCTGGATCTGATCCAGGGTTCGGCGCAGGTCGGGGTGGAGCGGCTGTCGCTCAACTTCGCCATGTTCCGCTCGGTCTTCGAGCAGGGCGCGCGGCTTGGCGCCGGCCCGGTGCTGCGGATGTGGCGGTCGGCGCTGATGTTCTTCTCCCGCTGGTGGCAGCTGGAGTCGCTGTACCGGGCCAACGCCAAGTACCGCCCGATCTGGGAGCCGCGCTTCCTGCTGTTCGAGAAGAGTTCGCAGCTGCCGCGGATCGGCCTGGCGAGCGCGCGGGCCGAGGGGTTCATCGTCGCCCCGGCGCCGCTGGCCCGGCTGCGCAGGGACGGCTGA
- a CDS encoding subtilase-type protease inhibitor produces the protein MRYTKRALGVMAAAAVCLTGTLAGTATAHAAPARPTSLYAPTELVLTIGKGQTTTNAAVQRAVSLRCTPTPGGDHPAPADACAELNAAQGDFAALVDTHSGRICPDLWNPVVLTAEGVWHGQRVSYSHVYPNACRAQDASRYVFAF, from the coding sequence ATGCGGTACACCAAGAGGGCGTTGGGCGTGATGGCGGCTGCGGCGGTCTGCCTCACCGGGACGCTGGCCGGCACGGCCACGGCCCACGCCGCGCCCGCGCGTCCGACGAGTCTGTACGCGCCCACCGAGCTCGTACTGACCATCGGCAAGGGCCAGACGACCACCAACGCCGCCGTGCAGCGGGCGGTCTCGCTGCGCTGTACGCCCACCCCGGGCGGCGACCACCCGGCACCGGCCGACGCGTGCGCCGAACTCAACGCCGCCCAGGGCGACTTCGCGGCGCTGGTCGACACCCACTCCGGCCGGATCTGCCCGGACCTGTGGAACCCGGTCGTCCTGACCGCCGAGGGCGTCTGGCACGGCCAGCGGGTCTCCTACAGCCACGTGTACCCCAACGCGTGCCGGGCACAGGACGCGAGCCGCTACGTGTTCGCGTTCTGA
- a CDS encoding MFS transporter produces MSTTASPPTGGATAAAPPGALSHRQILTILSGLMLGMFLAALDQTIVSTSIRTIADDLHGLSQQAWATTAYLITSTIATPLYGKLSDLHGRKPYYLSAITIFVIGSAACTFSTSMTELAAFRAFQGLGAGGLMSLALAIIGDIVPPRERARYQGYMLGVFATSSVAGPLIGGFLAGQSTLLGITGWRWVFLVNVPIGVIALFVVAKVLNLPHTRRDHRIDWWGAVTIAIGVVPLLLVAEQGREWGWGSTRSILCYAIGVVGIIAWVFVERWVGDDALIPMRLFRNGTFSKTSLLSVLIGMGMFGGMLMIPQYLQIVKGASPTKSGLEMLPLMLGMMIASVVSGQITSKTGRYKIFPVIGTALMVAAMLLFHFEVQWDTPLWQTMVYMLVFGLGLGCCMQTLVLAVQNAVPPKDMGVATASSTFFRQMGATAGTAIFLSVLFSSVGDKIASAFRSAAGTASFQAALHDPAVLSDPANKPVLMMLKHPGAAGSGGGVLSDSSFIQKLDPRLGAPFKQGFADSMHGVFLLGAIVIAVAFVLVLFVKEVPLRQVSGLQARAAAEAENAAGGEGGGAPEGVATTAELPAPRGGGAHRAGPRPEPAPQPAPATTAVLDAVAPATGPAVTGSVRDGEGHPVAQAVVTLIDAGGRQLGRTVTGEDGGYAIATPGAGTYVLIGSAGARQPQAATVVVGDAPVPFDLVLAGAAGLAGEVRQEAGGAPVPGALVVATDVRGEVVASGAAGADGGFTFGELVPGVYTLAVSAEGHRPAALPVEVTPGTPNWYEVRLAAGARIGGTVLTPQGQPVDDARVTLVDPAGNVVGTAITGADGVYGFSDLDGGEYTVIASGYAPVATPLRIDGPGRTEFDVDLGHDPAN; encoded by the coding sequence ATGAGCACTACCGCGTCCCCGCCGACCGGGGGAGCAACGGCGGCGGCCCCGCCAGGGGCGTTGAGCCACCGGCAGATCCTGACCATCCTCAGCGGTCTGATGCTGGGCATGTTCCTGGCCGCGCTGGACCAGACGATCGTCAGCACCTCGATCCGGACCATAGCCGACGACCTGCACGGCCTCAGCCAGCAGGCGTGGGCGACCACGGCCTACCTGATCACCTCGACGATCGCCACCCCGCTGTACGGCAAGCTGTCCGACCTGCACGGCCGCAAGCCCTACTACCTCTCCGCCATCACCATCTTCGTGATCGGCTCGGCGGCGTGCACCTTCTCCACCTCGATGACCGAGCTGGCCGCCTTCCGGGCCTTCCAGGGTCTGGGTGCCGGTGGTCTGATGTCGTTGGCGCTGGCGATCATCGGTGACATCGTGCCGCCCCGCGAGCGCGCCCGTTACCAGGGCTACATGCTCGGTGTCTTCGCCACCTCCAGCGTGGCCGGCCCGCTCATCGGCGGCTTCCTGGCCGGCCAGAGCACCCTGCTGGGCATCACCGGCTGGCGCTGGGTCTTCCTGGTCAACGTGCCGATCGGCGTCATCGCGCTCTTCGTCGTCGCCAAGGTGCTCAACCTGCCGCACACCCGCCGCGACCACCGCATCGACTGGTGGGGCGCGGTCACCATCGCCATCGGCGTGGTGCCGCTGCTGCTCGTCGCCGAGCAGGGCCGGGAGTGGGGCTGGGGCTCCACCCGCTCGATCCTGTGCTACGCGATCGGCGTGGTCGGCATCATCGCCTGGGTCTTCGTCGAGCGCTGGGTCGGCGACGACGCGCTGATCCCGATGCGGCTCTTCCGCAACGGCACCTTCAGCAAGACCAGCCTGCTCTCCGTGCTGATCGGCATGGGCATGTTCGGCGGCATGCTGATGATCCCGCAGTACCTCCAGATCGTGAAGGGCGCCAGCCCCACCAAGTCCGGCCTGGAGATGCTGCCGCTGATGCTCGGCATGATGATCGCCTCGGTGGTCAGCGGCCAGATCACCTCCAAGACCGGCCGCTACAAGATCTTCCCCGTCATCGGCACCGCGCTGATGGTCGCCGCGATGCTCCTGTTCCACTTCGAGGTCCAGTGGGACACCCCGCTGTGGCAGACCATGGTCTACATGCTCGTCTTCGGCCTCGGCCTGGGTTGCTGCATGCAGACGCTGGTGCTGGCGGTGCAGAACGCGGTGCCGCCGAAGGACATGGGTGTGGCGACCGCCTCGTCCACCTTCTTCCGGCAGATGGGCGCCACCGCGGGTACCGCGATCTTCCTGTCGGTGCTCTTCAGCAGCGTCGGTGACAAGATCGCCTCGGCGTTCCGCTCGGCCGCCGGCACCGCCTCGTTCCAGGCCGCGCTGCACGACCCGGCGGTCCTGAGCGACCCGGCCAACAAGCCGGTGCTGATGATGCTCAAGCACCCCGGTGCGGCCGGCTCCGGCGGCGGCGTGCTCAGCGACTCCTCCTTCATCCAGAAGCTGGACCCGCGGCTGGGCGCCCCGTTCAAGCAGGGCTTCGCCGACTCGATGCACGGGGTCTTCCTGCTCGGCGCCATCGTCATCGCGGTCGCCTTCGTGCTGGTGCTCTTCGTCAAGGAGGTGCCGCTGCGCCAGGTCTCCGGCCTCCAGGCGCGGGCCGCCGCGGAGGCCGAGAACGCGGCCGGCGGCGAGGGCGGCGGTGCCCCCGAGGGCGTCGCCACCACCGCCGAACTGCCCGCCCCGCGCGGCGGCGGCGCCCACCGGGCCGGACCCCGGCCGGAACCGGCCCCGCAGCCCGCGCCGGCCACCACCGCGGTGCTGGACGCGGTCGCCCCGGCCACCGGTCCGGCGGTGACCGGGTCCGTCCGGGACGGCGAGGGCCACCCGGTGGCGCAGGCTGTGGTCACCCTGATCGACGCCGGCGGCCGTCAGCTCGGCCGCACCGTCACCGGTGAGGACGGCGGCTACGCGATCGCCACCCCCGGCGCCGGCACCTACGTGCTGATCGGCTCGGCCGGCGCCCGCCAGCCGCAGGCGGCCACCGTGGTGGTCGGCGACGCCCCGGTCCCGTTCGACCTGGTGCTGGCCGGCGCCGCGGGCCTGGCCGGTGAGGTTCGTCAGGAGGCCGGCGGCGCCCCGGTGCCCGGCGCCCTGGTGGTCGCCACCGACGTCCGCGGCGAGGTCGTCGCCTCCGGCGCGGCCGGTGCCGACGGCGGCTTCACCTTCGGCGAGCTGGTCCCCGGCGTCTACACCCTCGCGGTGAGCGCCGAGGGCCACCGCCCGGCCGCCCTGCCGGTCGAGGTGACCCCCGGTACGCCCAACTGGTACGAGGTGCGGCTGGCGGCCGGCGCCCGGATCGGCGGCACCGTGCTCACCCCGCAGGGGCAGCCGGTGGACGACGCCCGGGTGACCCTGGTCGACCCGGCCGGCAACGTGGTGGGCACCGCGATCACCGGTGCCGACGGCGTCTACGGCTTCTCCGACCTCGACGGCGGCGAATACACCGTGATAGCCAGCGGCTACGCCCCGGTGGCCACCCCGCTGCGGATAGACGGCCCGGGCCGCACCGAGTTCGACGTGGACCTCGGACACGACCCGGCCAACTGA
- a CDS encoding bifunctional cobalt-precorrin-7 (C(5))-methyltransferase/cobalt-precorrin-6B (C(15))-methyltransferase translates to MSSADAAGSLTVVGVGADGWAGLPPAAREALTRAEVVIGGARQLALLPPQCPGERVEWPSPLRPAVPGLLARHAGREVAVLASGDPMFFGIGRALAEVAGADRLRVLPHPSSVSYACARLGWPLDETEVVSLVGRPAAALAAALHHGRRLLVLSAGAATPAEVAALLCDRGFGPSALTVLEQLGGPAERRVEGTAHDWPHPPGDPLNVIALECRAAPGTPRLSLVPGLPDAAYEHDGQLTKRHVRAVTLAALAPAPGELLWDVGAGSGSVAVEWMRAHRGCRAVAVERDPVRAARAERNAEALGVPGLRVVVGPAPRALDGLPAPDAVFVGGGATVDGLLAACWSALRPGGRLVSNAVTVESEAVLAAWHREHGGDLVRIAVASAAPVGGFTGWRPAMPVTQWAVTKR, encoded by the coding sequence GTGTCCAGTGCAGACGCAGCCGGTTCCCTGACCGTCGTCGGCGTGGGTGCCGACGGCTGGGCGGGGCTGCCGCCGGCCGCCCGGGAGGCGCTGACGAGGGCCGAGGTGGTGATCGGCGGCGCGCGTCAACTCGCCCTCCTGCCGCCGCAATGCCCGGGGGAACGGGTCGAGTGGCCCTCCCCGCTGCGGCCCGCCGTGCCCGGTCTGCTCGCCCGTCACGCCGGCCGCGAGGTCGCCGTACTGGCCAGCGGTGACCCGATGTTCTTCGGCATCGGCCGGGCCCTGGCCGAGGTCGCCGGGGCGGACCGGCTGCGGGTGCTGCCCCATCCGTCCTCGGTGAGCTACGCCTGCGCCCGGCTGGGCTGGCCGCTGGACGAGACGGAGGTGGTCAGCCTGGTGGGGCGGCCCGCCGCCGCCCTCGCCGCGGCGCTCCACCACGGCCGTCGGCTGCTGGTGCTCAGCGCCGGCGCCGCGACCCCGGCCGAGGTCGCCGCGCTCCTGTGCGACCGGGGCTTCGGCCCCAGCGCGCTCACCGTGCTCGAACAGCTCGGCGGCCCCGCCGAACGCCGCGTCGAGGGCACCGCGCACGACTGGCCGCACCCGCCCGGCGATCCGCTCAACGTCATCGCCCTGGAGTGCCGGGCCGCCCCCGGCACGCCGCGGCTCTCCCTGGTCCCCGGGCTGCCGGACGCGGCGTACGAACACGACGGACAGCTCACCAAGCGCCACGTGCGCGCGGTCACCCTGGCCGCGCTGGCCCCCGCGCCGGGCGAACTGCTGTGGGACGTCGGGGCCGGCTCCGGCAGCGTCGCGGTGGAGTGGATGCGGGCGCACCGCGGTTGCCGGGCGGTGGCGGTCGAACGGGACCCGGTGCGGGCGGCCCGCGCCGAGCGCAACGCCGAGGCCCTCGGCGTGCCCGGGCTGCGGGTGGTCGTCGGCCCGGCGCCGCGGGCGCTGGACGGGCTCCCGGCGCCGGACGCGGTCTTCGTCGGCGGCGGCGCGACCGTGGACGGGCTGCTGGCCGCCTGCTGGTCGGCGCTGCGCCCGGGCGGGCGGCTGGTCTCCAACGCGGTCACCGTGGAGTCCGAGGCCGTCCTCGCCGCCTGGCACCGCGAGCACGGCGGCGACCTGGTCCGTATCGCGGTCGCCTCGGCGGCCCCGGTGGGCGGCTTCACCGGCTGGCGCCCGGCGATGCCGGTGACCCAGTGGGCGGTCACCAAGCGCTGA